The genomic DNA GTGCACCGGGCCGGGCAGGACGGACCGGTCACCGTGGACCTGGACAACGGCGAGCGGATCGAGGCCGACGAGATCCTCTTCGCCACCGGCCGGGCGCCGCGCACCGATGACCTGGGCCTGGAGACCGTGGACCTGGAACCCGGCTCCTGGCTCACCGTCGACGACAGCTGCCGCGTCGAGGGCACCACCTGGCTGTACGCGGTCGGCGACGTCAACCACCGGGCGCTGCTCACCCACCAGGGCAAGTACCAGGCCCGTATCGCGGGCGCGGCCATCGCCGCCCGCGCCCAGGGCATCCCCCTGCCGGAGACCGACCGCTGGGGAGCGTACGCGGCCACCGCCGACCACGCGGCCGTCCCCCAGGTCGTCTTCACCGAACCGGAGGCCGCCTCGGTCGGCCTCACCCTCGCCGAGGCGGAGAGAGCCGGGCACCGGGTCCGCGCGGTCGACTACGACCTGGCCTCGGTGGCGGGCTCCGGCCTGTACGCCGACGGGTACCGGGGCCGGGCCCGGATGGTCGTCGACCTGGACCGGGAGACCGTGCTGGGCGTCACCTTCGTCGGCCCCGGCATCGGCGAGCTGCTGCACTCGGCGACGGTCGCGGTCGCGGGCGAGGTGCCCATCGAGCGCCTCTGGCACGCGGTCCCCGCCTATCCGACCATCAGCGAGGTGTGGCTGAGGCTGCTGGAGACGTACCGGGACGGCGGCCGGGGCTGACCCGCTTCCCGGGCTTCCCGCCGGAACCTCAATCAATGCCCCGTTTTTCGTGTTATTGGGGGCATATTCCGACATTCGCCCCTTAAGTTGTGGGAGGACTCCACTCGGGTGGCGTCGCGCATCACGTGGATACCGCAACGAACGGGCGACACCGATGTGCGCGGACGGATGCGCCGGATGAACCGCGGAACCGGAGCGCCGATCGCCGCACGGGCACGTGTCGGGAAAGGCAGGGCAGGTGAACGTGGTGGGGATCATCACTTCCGGTGCGGTCGCGCTGTTCATCACGGCGTTACTCACCGCAGGCATCCGCAGGGCGGTACTCCGGCGCGGAGCGGTGGCACGCCCGGACGGCCGCCCGCCGCGCGTCCGCCCGGCGTACCTGGGCGGACCGGCGGCCGTCCTGAGCGTCACCGCCGTCACCTGGGCCGGAACCGGGCTGGGCCTCGCGGAACCGGGCACGTCCGTCCTGCCCCTGCTCGCCGCGTCCGGCGCCGTCGCCGCGGTCGGGCTCGTCCATGATCTGCGACCGCTCGGCAGCTGGCCGCGACTGGCCGCGCAGACGGCCGCCGCGGTCGCGGTGGTGTCCTTCTCCGGGCTGTCACCGGCCGCGGGTGTGCTCGGCATGGTCTGGATCGTGTTCCTCACCAACGCCTTCAGCATGCTGGACAACTCCGACGGCGCGCTGGGCACCGTCTGTGCCGTCACGGCGGCCGGCCTGCTCGTCTGCGCCGCCGCCGACGGCCGGTCCGGCGTGGTCCTTCTGCTGACCGCCCTCATCGCCGCCCTCATCGCCCTGCTGGCCCACGGCCAGCACCCCGCGCGGCTCTTCCCCGGAGCGTGCGGCTCCCAGTTCACCGGCTTCGTCCTGGCCGGCTGTGCGGTGCTCGTCCACGCGTCGGCACCGCCGGAGCGCGCCGCGTGGACGGCACTGCCGGTGCTGACCCTGGTGGCCGTCACCGACACGGTGCTCGTGCTGGTTTCACGCCGGCGGGCCTCCCGGCCGATGCTTCCTGACCGCACTGATCACATCGCCCACCGGCTGCGCCGCGTACGCCTCACCAAGCCGGGCGTGGCGGTCGTCCTGGGGCTCGGCGCGGTTGCCGCGACGCTCACCGCCACCCTCGTGTACACGGGGCAGTTGCCCCCGTGGGCCGGGCTCCTGCCGACGGCGGGTGCGCTGCTCGCCGTTGTGGCACTGCTCAGGATCCCGGCGTACGCGAACGGGATCCCGCGCCCGCCGCGGAGCCCGCGCCCCGCGAAGGTCCCCCCGGCGCCCGCTTCCCCCGCCGCCGTACCCGGTGCCCGCCCGACCACGCCGCCCGCGACCGGCGGCCGGCCCGCCGCCGAACTCGCGGGAGACAGAAGGTGAGATGAGGGACCCGGCCCTCGTGTCCGGGGCTGGGGCGTGTGTCGAGAGTTCCGCCCGGCTCGCGACGCCCTCTCGGCAGCGGGCCGGTCGGGTCGGTCGCCCGCCGCGAGCCATGTGCGGTGTTTCGGACGAAGATTCCGTCCAGGACACCGCACGCGTGCGAGACGGTAGATTTTCCCTGACCCCGCACCGTGCGAGCGGAGCCGTACGCCGACCGACAGATCGGGAATCCCTCTCATGACCTCTCCCGCTTCTCCGACCGACGCCGCCGCGCACCCCCCGTACGCGGGCGGCAGCCTTCTCGCGGTGAGCGATCTGCACGCGGGGGTCTCCGACAACCGGGCCATCGTCGAGTCGCTGCGCCCGGAGTCGGACAAGGACTGGCTGATTGTCGCGGGCGATGTGGCGGAGCAGCCGCACGACATCCGGTGGGCGCTCGGACTCCTCGCGGAGCGCTTCGCCCATGTCGTGTGGACCCCCGGCAACCACGAGTTGTGGACCGTGGACAAGGACCCCGTACGGCTGCGCGGGCAGGCCCGCTACGAGCACCTCGTCGAGATCTGCCGGGACCTCGGGGTGACGACGCCCGAAGACCCGTTCCCCCTGTGGCCCGGCCCGGACAGCCCGGTGGCGGTGGCCCCGCTCTTCCTCCTGTACGACTACACCTTCCGTGCCCCCGGCGCCCGCACGATGGAGGAATCGCTGGCGATCGCGCACAAGGCGGGCATCGTCTGCAGCGACGAGTACCTCCTGCACCCCGACCCCCATGCCGGCCGGGAGGACTGGTGCCGGGCGCGGGTCGCCGAGACGGAGAGAAGACTGGCCGCCCACGACCCGGACATCCCGCTGGTGCTCGCCGGACACTGGCCCCTCGTCCGGGAACCCACCTCGGTGATGTGGTACCCGGAGTTCGCCCAGTGGTGCGGTACCGAGCTCACCGCCGACTGGCACCGCCGGTTCAACGTCGCGGCCGTCGTCTACGGACACCTCCACATCCCCCGTACGACGTGGTACGACGAGGTGCGCTTCGAGGAGGTCTCGATCGGCTATCCCCGGGAGTGGCGCAAGCGCGGCCACCCACGTGGCCTGCTGAGACAGATCCTCCCGTACGAGGAACGCCCCGCGGCCCCGGACGGCACCCCCGCCGGCGGACACACACCGCACCCCTACCCCGAAGGTGCCTCGTGATCGACCGGCTGCTCCCCGGGTACGTCTCCTGCGCCGCCACCCGCCGGGAAACGGTGCCGGACGGAATCCTCTTCCCCGAGGAGGAGGAACTGGTGGCCAGGAGCGTGCCCAAGCGCGTCAACGACTTCACGACCGCCCGCGCCTGCGCCCGCCGGGCCATGGCGGGCCTCGGCCTGCCGCCCGTGGCGGTACTGCGCGGCCGGCGCGGGGCCCCGCTGTGGCCCGCGGGGATCATCGGCAGTCTCACGCACTGCGAGGGCTACCGGGCGGCGGCGCTGGCACGGGCCACGGACGCCCTGAGCCTGGGCATCGACGCCGAGCCGAACGCCCCCCTGCCCGCCGGAGTGGCGGACATGATCTCGCTGCCTTCGGAGCGTCGCTGGAACGCGCCGCCGCCCGCCCCGGGCGACGACGGCGCCGTGCACTGGGACCGGCTGCTCTTCAGCGCCAAGGAGAGTGTCTTCAAGGCGTGGTACCCGGTCACCGGGACCGAACTCGACTTCGACGAGGCGGAGATCACCTTCGACCGGGCCGCCGGCGGCCGGGCCATGGAGGGCACGTTCGCGGCGCGCCTGCTGCGAACCGACCCGGCTCTGCCGCTGACGCTGGACGGCAGATGGCGGGTCGAGGACGGCATCGCCGCCACGGCCGTCCTGGTGCCGCACGGCTGACGGAGACCGGGTGCGTTCGGCGGCATGTGCACGGCCGGGTGGGTCACGGGGGCGTGTACGGGGGCGGGTACGGGGCCGGTTCAGCGTTCCCCCGCACTCCTCAACGGGCGTCCCAGCCGCACGTTCCACCGTCCGGACCGGCCGCTCAGCTCGGTGAGCGCCAGCGGAACGACATCGAGCCGCCAGAACGCCACCACCGGCAGGGCCAGGCCATGGACCACCGCCGCCCGCACCACCGAGGGTCCGGCCACGGCCAGCACGCTTCCGTCGGCCCCGTCCGAGGTCGCGTCCAGCCAGCCACCGACCCGGGCGGTCAGATCACGCAGGGACTCACCGCCGTGCGGGGCCGCCGCGGGATCGCCGAGCCACGCCGCCACCGCCTCCGGCTCCCGGGCGGTGACCTCGTCCAGCCGCTCGCCGCGCCAGCGCCCCAAGTCCCAGTCGGCCAGGGCGGCTTCGGTCCGCGTGGTGAGTCCGAGCGCCTCGGCCGTCCGCAGACACCGCTGCGAGGGTCCGCTCATGTACCGGCCGGCCGCGGGCACCGATCCGGCTGC from Streptomyces sp. NBC_00654 includes the following:
- a CDS encoding histidine phosphatase family protein, with the translated sequence MTVRVLLISPAMNAALREARFEDEAALDRAGERSARAAAGSVPAAGRYMSGPSQRCLRTAEALGLTTRTEAALADWDLGRWRGERLDEVTAREPEAVAAWLGDPAAAPHGGESLRDLTARVGGWLDATSDGADGSVLAVAGPSVVRAAVVHGLALPVVAFWRLDVVPLALTELSGRSGRWNVRLGRPLRSAGER
- a CDS encoding 4'-phosphopantetheinyl transferase, which gives rise to MIDRLLPGYVSCAATRRETVPDGILFPEEEELVARSVPKRVNDFTTARACARRAMAGLGLPPVAVLRGRRGAPLWPAGIIGSLTHCEGYRAAALARATDALSLGIDAEPNAPLPAGVADMISLPSERRWNAPPPAPGDDGAVHWDRLLFSAKESVFKAWYPVTGTELDFDEAEITFDRAAGGRAMEGTFAARLLRTDPALPLTLDGRWRVEDGIAATAVLVPHG
- a CDS encoding metallophosphoesterase, with the translated sequence MTSPASPTDAAAHPPYAGGSLLAVSDLHAGVSDNRAIVESLRPESDKDWLIVAGDVAEQPHDIRWALGLLAERFAHVVWTPGNHELWTVDKDPVRLRGQARYEHLVEICRDLGVTTPEDPFPLWPGPDSPVAVAPLFLLYDYTFRAPGARTMEESLAIAHKAGIVCSDEYLLHPDPHAGREDWCRARVAETERRLAAHDPDIPLVLAGHWPLVREPTSVMWYPEFAQWCGTELTADWHRRFNVAAVVYGHLHIPRTTWYDEVRFEEVSIGYPREWRKRGHPRGLLRQILPYEERPAAPDGTPAGGHTPHPYPEGAS
- a CDS encoding MraY family glycosyltransferase — its product is MGIITSGAVALFITALLTAGIRRAVLRRGAVARPDGRPPRVRPAYLGGPAAVLSVTAVTWAGTGLGLAEPGTSVLPLLAASGAVAAVGLVHDLRPLGSWPRLAAQTAAAVAVVSFSGLSPAAGVLGMVWIVFLTNAFSMLDNSDGALGTVCAVTAAGLLVCAAADGRSGVVLLLTALIAALIALLAHGQHPARLFPGACGSQFTGFVLAGCAVLVHASAPPERAAWTALPVLTLVAVTDTVLVLVSRRRASRPMLPDRTDHIAHRLRRVRLTKPGVAVVLGLGAVAATLTATLVYTGQLPPWAGLLPTAGALLAVVALLRIPAYANGIPRPPRSPRPAKVPPAPASPAAVPGARPTTPPATGGRPAAELAGDRR